TTCGCGAAGAGAGGCTCCTGGCGGGTGTCGCGGCCGCGCTCGGGGCCGGCGCCATTGCCGTCGAAATCTCCTTCCTGGCCATGGGCGTGCTGATGCTGATCGTGATCCTTTATGTGGTGGCGAATATCATCGGTCTGTTCTAAACGCCGGTCCGAAAAGGGGCTTTTTCGGCCGCTGAGTGGCCTTCCGCCGCAACAAGTGCGGAATTGCTCCCCTGCGCGATTCTCTGTAGTTTCCGCCCGAAACAGCCCACCCATCAGGACAGCGAGACTCCATTTGGCGCCCATCCAGTACATCGTCGAGGGCGGTCACCGGCTCTCGGGCTCGATCGAGCCGTCCGGCAACAAGAACTCCGCGCTGCCGATCATCGCCGCGGCGCTGCTCACCGAGCATCCGGTGACGCTGGAGAACGTGCCGCGCATTCGCGACACCGAGACGCTTGTCGAGCTGATCCGCTCGGTCGGCGCGTCCGCGGAATGGACCGCGCGCAATACGCTGCACATCCATGCCAAGAGCATCCGCGCCGCCGATCTCGACCCCGAGCTGTGCGTGCGCATCCGCGCCTCGATCCTGCTCGCGGGCCCCCTGCTCGCGCGCTGCGGCGAAGTGATGCTGCCGCCGCCCGGCGGCGACGTCATCGGCCGGCGCAGGCTCGACACACATGTGCTGGCACTGGAGCAGCTCGGCGCCAAGGTCACCGCGACCGACCGGCTGGAGTTTCGCGCGGCCCGGCTTGCCGGCGCCGACGTGTTCCTGGACGAGCCGAGCGTCACCGCGACGGAGAACGCGCTGGTGGCGGCGGTCGCCGCCGACGGCGTCACCTATCTGCGCAACGCGGCCTCCGAGCCGCATGTGCAGGATCTCGCCAATTTCCTGGTCGCGCTCGGTGCGAAGATCGAGGGCATCGGCACCAACACCATGATCATCCATGGTCCTGCGACGCTGGGCGGAACGACCTACCGGATCCAGCCTGACCATATCGAGGTCGGCTCGCTGATCGGGCTTGCCGCCGTGACGCGCTCGCCCTTGCGCATCACCCGCGCCGGCGTCGAGCATCTGCGCTCGATCCGCATGGGATTCGAGCGGCTCGGCATCGTCTGCCGCGTCGAGGGCGACGACCTGATCGTGCCGTCGAACCAGACGCTGAAGATCCAGGACGATTTCGGCGGCCACGTGCCGAAGCTGGAAGACCAGCCCTGGCCGGCCTTCCCGGCCGATTTGATGTCGATCGCGATCGTCACCGCCACGCAATGCGAGGGCGTGATCCTGATGTTCGAGAAGATGTTCGAATCCAGGATGTTCTTCGTCGACAAGCTGATCGCGATGGGCGCGCGCATCGTGCTGTGCGACCCGCACCGCGCGATCATCGCAGGTCCGAGCCGCCTGCATGGCGCGACCATGACCTCGCCCGACATCCGCGCCGGCATGGCCATGCTGCTGGCCGCCGTGTGCGCGCAGGGCACTTCCACCATCAACAATGCCGACCAGATCGAGCGCGGCTACGAGCGAATCGAGGAACGGCTGAACGCGCTGGGCGCGAAGATCAAGCGCGTGCCGGAGCGCAAGGGCTGAGGCGGTTTCTGCCCTGTGGCAGAAGGTGATGCGAAGCGCCCAGTCTCGTAGGGTGGGCAAAGCGAAGCGTGCCCACGCTTCTGTAGCAATATTGGAGAGATGGTGGGCACGGCGCAAATGCGCCTTTGCCCACTCTACCAGACCTTTCCTTCTTCCCCTGTAGGAGAAGGTGGCGCGAAGCGCCGGATGAGGGGCGAGGGAAACACGGGCCATGTTTTTGGCACCTCCCCGTGCTAAGCACCCCGCCATGCTCGACACCTCGCAACATCAATCGCAGCCGCAAGCCGGCGTGCCGCAGAACCATCTCGCCGAAGAATTCGTCGAGACGCTGCGGCTGGCTGTGCCGATGATGCTGACCCAGCTCGGGCAGATCGCGATGATCACGACCGATCTCGCGCTGATCGGACGGCTCGGCGAGGATTCGGTGGCCGCGGCGGCGCTGGCGCATACGGTCTATTTCGTCAGTTTCACATTCGGGCTCGGGCTGATGTCGGCGGTGTCGCCGCTAGCCGCGCAGGCGTTCGGCGCCGGCGACGTCAGGCGTGTCCGAGGCTCCTTGCGCGTGGGATTATGGGCCGCGTTGCTGATTTCACTGCCGATGATGGCCTCGCCGCTCTATGGCAAGCAGATCCTGATCGCGCTCGGTCAGGCGCCGCAGATGGCGGAGCTGGCGCAGCATTATCTGAACGGTCTCGCCTGGGGCATTGCACCGGCGCTCGGCTTCATCGCACTGCGCAGCATGATGAGCGCCGTGAACCGTCCGCAGCCGCCGCTGTGGATCACAGTGGCTGCGATCCCGGTCAATGCCGTTCTCGTCTACGTCCTGATCCACGGCCTGTTCGGCCTGCCCGAGTTCGGTCTGTTCGGCGCCGGACTTGCGACCACGATCGTCAATCTCGGGACCTTCGTCGCAACGATGGCCATCGCAGCGTGGCGGAAGCCGTTTGTGGACTACCGCCCGCTCGCCCATCTCTGGCGGATCGACTGGGCCCTGATGAGGCAATTGATCGCGGTCGGCGCGCCGATCTCGTTCTCGCTGCTGCTGGAATATGGCCTGTTCTCGTCCGCGGCGCTGTTGATGGGACTGATCTCGACCACGGCGATCGCCGCGCACCAGATTGCGCTGCAAATGACCGCCGTGTTGTTCATGGTGCCGCTCGGGATCGGCATGGCGGCGACGGTGCGGGTCGGTCACGCCTACGGACGTGGCGATTCCGCCGCAGTGAAGCGCGCAGGGCTGGCCGCTGTCGGGCTAGGCGTCACGCTGGTCACGGCCCTGACCATTGGCATCGTGCTCGGCCGCTATGAGCTGGGACGATTGTTTTTCGGCCGTGGTGAAGCCAGCGCACCGACGGTGGCGCTGACCGCAACGCTGCTGCTGGTCGGCAGCACCTTCTTCATCGCCGATGGCCTGCAGACCATCATGGGCGGCGCGCTGCGCGGCATCAACGACACCAGGATGACGCTGCTGTTCGCCGCGATCGGCTATTGGGGAATCGCCTTTCCCACCGGCTGGCTGCTGGCATTCCACACCGGGCTCGGCGCGGTCGGCATCTGGGTCGGATTCTCGGTGGGGACCTTCGTCTATGCCGGATTGTTGATCTTGCGCTTCCAAATGCTGACGCGCAGATTGGCTGGATGAGTACGAAAGTCCGCGAAGTCACTCCCGAGGTTCGAGCCGACATGCTGCTGTCCGGCGCGCAGTTCATCGACGCGTTTCGCGTGGATGTCGGCGCGAGCGCGATCAACGCCCGTGAGGCCTGCTCCAGAATGGTGCTGGACGGGCCCCGGTGGATCGATGCGCTGCTGCGCTTGCGCAACATCCTGGTGACGCCCTTCGGGTTGAAGACGTCAGGCGAAGGCGCTCCGGCGCCGCATGGTGTGATCGGACTGTTTCCTGTCATCGACGAAACGCCGGAGCGGCTGGTGGCGGGGTTCGACGACTCTCATCTCGATTTCCGTATCGTGGTCGACGTTGCCGGCGCTGCCGCAAACCGGCAGGTGACCTCGACCACGCTGGTGCGGACGCATAATCTCCTCGGCCGAACCTACCTCAGGCTCATCATGCCCTTTCACAAGCTGGTCGTTCGCAGCATGATGGGGCGCATCACGGAGCCGGCCCGATGACGATGAAAGTCGATCTCTTCTACTCTTTCCGCAGTCCCTACAGCTACCTCGCGCTGCCCAAGACGCGCGAGCTGGTCACGGATTACGATCTCGACGTCAATTTGCGGCCGGTCTATCCGCTGGCGGTGCGCGTGCCTGGCTTTTTCAAGAAGGCCAATCCGCAATTCGCGCGCTATGTCGTGCGCGATTCTACCCGCGTGGCGGAATACCAGAACATTCCGTTCCGCTTTCCGCGGCCCGATCCGATCGTGCAGGACATGACCACGCTCGAGGTCGCGGCCGAACAGCCCTACATCCATCGCCTGACGCGGCTCGCGGCCATGGCACAGCTCGAGGGCCGCTCGCTCCAGTTCACGTCTGCGATTGCGCCCGTGCTGTGGGACGGCTCGGTGGCGGGCTGGAACGAAGGCGATCACCTCGCGCGCGCCGCCGAGAGCGCGGGGTTCGATCTCGCCGCGATGGATGCAGCGATCAGCACGGATCCGGATCGCTACGAGCAGGTGATCGCGGAGAACGAGAAGGACCACGCCGCCTCAGGCCATTGGGGCGTGCCGACCTTCGTGTTCGAGAGCGAGCCGTTCTTCGGCCAGGACCGCATCGACCTCCTGCTCTGGCGCATGCAGGGCAAGGGGCTGGCGAAGCGGTAGCTTACTCCGCCACACGCACAGATTTGCCCGCCGCTGCCTCCGACCATTCGCCGACGACGCGGTCGAGGTCGCAGAGATTCTGGTGCATCTGCTCCAGCGAGAAGCCGAGCGCGAAGAAACGTTCGGCGGTGTCGCCGGCATGGCCCCGGATCAGGCCGTCCTGGCGCACGGCGGCGACCGCCTCTGCATAGTGCTGAAGCGCGACGTGGACAGGATGGATCGGCGGCGCGCCGGCGCCCTCGCGCAACGCCGCCGCGGCCGACCGCAGGAAGCGCGCGATCACGGTCGAGACTTCCGTCAGCGGCGCTGCAAGCCGGGTCTGCACCTCGATCGGCAGCGGCACCACGGTGGCGCGGCCGATCATCACGACGTCATGACGCAGCCGCAGAACCGTTCGCAGCAGCGGACCGGTGTCGGGCCCGCTCGACAGCCGCGCGGCGCGCTCGCGCTCGGCTTCCGCGCCGATCGCATTGAGCCCGACCATCGCCGTGCCGATGCCGTCCTGGATCCAGTGCAGCGCGTCGTTGTCGCGGCCGCGAGTGAGGCCCGCGAGCAGCTCGGTGAAGGCGTCCGCAATCAGCTCGAGCAGGATCGCCGCACTGGCACGGATCTGCCGTACCGCGCGTGACGGCAGCACCAGGAACGAGACCAGCAATCCCGTGACGGCGCCGACCCCGACCTCGCTGACGCGGTCGATCGCCGAAGTCATGGGATCGGCATGATGCATGGTCGGAAGCACCAGCACGATCACGGCGGTCACCGTTGCAGAGCTCAGATTCGGATAGATCGCTGCGACAAAGGCAAGCGGGGCGACGGCCAGCACCAGCAAGCCCAGAAGGCCCAGCTCGCCGGAATAGGGGATCAAGATCGCGATGGCGCCGCCATAGATCGCGCCGCCGATGGTGCCGAGCATGTAGTCGCGGCTCGCCTTCAGCGAGCGTCCGACGCTCATCTGGGTCACGATGATGGAGGTGAGGACCGCCCAGAGCGGCAACAGCAGGTGCAGCGCGGTAGCAACCGCGTAGGCAGCGGTGGCCGCCACCGTGACCCGGACCGCCAGCCCCATCTGCGTCCGACGCGACCAGACCCGGTCGAACAGCTGCGTTGCGAGTGCCTTCATCGAATGTCCCGGTCCCCTGTCGAGCCAGGCAAAAGCATGGCTGATGCCCGCGGTCGCAAGGCCGCTTGAAAGGCCAAATCAGCCCGCCTAACTTGCGCGCCAAAACGAGGAAACACGATGGCCCACGAAACCGCAACGCTCGCTGCCTACGTCTTCAACCTGAAATACCAGGATATTCCCGCGGAGGTGCTCGATCGCGCAAAAGTGCTGACGCTGGATTTCCTCGGCAGCGCGATCCGGGCCCGCAGCGAGGCGGAATCGACCCCATCGATCCTGAAGATGCTGGAGGCGCTCGCGCTCGACACCAAGGGCTATTCCACCGTGTTCGGCGACACCAACACCTGGACCCCGGCGGTCGCGGCGCTGCTCAACGGCGCGCTCGGCCATTCCCTCGACTTCGACGACACCCACGCCGATTCCTCGCTGCATCCGAGCGCACCGGTGGTTCCTGCCGCCTTCGCCGTCGGCGAGATGGTCGGCGCGTCGGGCCGCGACGTGCTGACCGCGATCGTGGCGGGCTATGAGGTCTGCTGCCGGCTCGGCAATGCGCTCGATCCGACCTCGCATTATGCGCGCGGCTTCCACCCGACCGCGACCGCGGGCACCTATGGCGCGGCGGCTGCGGCCGGAAAACTGTTCGGCCTCTCCGAGCAGCAGATCATCGCGGCCTTCGGCGTCTCCGGCAGCCAGGCCGCAGGCTCGCTGCAATTCCTGGTCAACGGCGCCTGGAACAAGCGCTACCAGGTCGGCGCAGCCGCGATGAACGGCGTGATCGCCGCGACGCTCGCGCGCAACGATTTCGTCGGCTCGGCCGAATCGGTCGAAGGCAAGCACGGCCTGCTCGCCGGCTATACCGACGATCCGCATCCCGACAAGGCGGTCGCCGGACTCGGCAACATTTATGAGACCATGAAGATCGGCGTGAAGCCGTATCCGAGCTGCCGCTACACCCATGCCGCAATCGACGCGCTGATCGCGATGCGACGCGAGCACAATCTGACGCCAGACCAGGTCAAGCGCGTCGAGATCGGACTGCATCGCAACGGCATCACGCTGACCGGCGATGCCGCGACCAAGCGGCACCCGAGCTCGATCGTCGGCGGCCAGTTCTCGATGTTCTTCACCGGCGCGCTCGCGCTCGACCAGGGATCGTTCGGCTGGGACGACTATAGCCGCCTTGGCGATGCCGCGATCGACGCGCTCGCCGACAAGTTCGACGTGGTGCAGGACGACCGCTTGGAGGTCGGCCGCACGCACCCCTTTGGCGCGCGGGTCAGCATCACCACCGAGGACGGCGTGCATGAGCGGCTCTATGCCGATCCCTCCGGCGAGCCGAATTCGTTCCCGGACGCGCAAGCGATGCAGCAGAAGTTCCTGACGCTGGCCCGGCCGGTGCTGAATGCGCGGGCGGAAAAGTTTGCGGATGCGATCATGACGCTCGAGCGGTTCGATCGCGTGGCGCAGGCGACGGAGCTGGGACGGTAGCAGCGAGACAGCTGCGCTCTCTTCCCCTCGCCCCTTGTGGGAGAGGGTGGCTCGCCGCGGTAGCGGCGAGACGGGTGAGGGGTATATCTCCGCGAGCACTTTCACGCAGTTGAATTCCACAGAAGCAACCCCTCATCCGGCGCTTCGCGCCACCTTCTCCCACAAGGGGAGAAGGGAAGAAGAGCGCTCCACTCCTCTCAATCCGCCCCCGCCATCTTTCCCTTCTCGCGCGTTGCCGCCACCACGTCGCGCACGAGATCGAACACGCCGTCGACTTGCGGCGGCCAGTTCGGCGAGCGTCCCATCCGCACGATCACCAGCTTCTCCGAGGGGATGACGATGGTGTATTGCCCGATCGTGCCCTTGGCGAAGAAGGCATCGCGCGGCCAGCCGTGCTCGATGCGAAAATTTGCGCCAAAGCTGTCGCCCTGATTGGTCCAGAAGCCGGCACCGATACCGACCCACGCATTCGGCGTGGCCGTCGCGGAATAGTTCACCCAGCCCTCCGGCAGGATGCGTTTGCCGCCGGCGACGCCGTCATTGAGATACAGCTGGCCGAAACGCGCCCAGTCGCGCGCGGACGCGAGCATCTCGCTCGACCCTTCGATCGTGCCCGAGCCATCGAGCTCGAGCGTGACATGGCGCATGCCGAGCGGGACAAACAGTTCGCGGCGCGCGAAGCGCAGCGCGTCTGCGGGACTGCCGCCCGCAGCAACGCGGATCAGACGCGAGAGGATGAGGGTGTTGCCGTCATGATAGTTCCACGCCGTGCCGGGCGCGGTCTTGAGCGGGATGCTCGCGGCATAGGCGGCCATGTCAGCCTCCACGAACTTCATGCGGTTGACCGGCTCGAAGGCCGAGCCAAGCGAGGCCTCTAACGAACTGCCAAGCGCAAGGCCCGCAGTGTGCCGCAACAACTGATCGACGGTGATGGCATGACGCGGATCATCCGGATTTGCCCAAGCCGCGACGGGCGCGGGCCCGTCGAGCTTCAATTTCCCCTCGCGCACCAGCACGCCTGTCAACGCCGAAATCACCGACTTCGTCATGGAGAAGCCGAGCAGCTGTGTCTCCGGTCCGATGCCGTCGGCGTAGCGCTCGGCGATGACGCGGCCGGCCTTCATCACGACGATGGCGCGGGTGCGGCGGTGAGGCGGCTGTGCGGGTTCGGTGAAGGCGCGGTCGAGCGCGGCGGCCAGTTCCTCGGTTTGCGGCGACACGATCGCAGGACCGGCGATCTCGGGCAGCAATGCCGGCGGCCTGTCGTCGGCGGGCGGCACCGCCACGTCGGCGAGTGCAGCGCCATGGTCGAGCGTGCAGCCGAGACCTTCGCGATAGACGGCATGGCTGCGGCCAATGCCGAACAGCGTTACCGTGACGTCCTTGCGTACGCGGTCGACCCGGTAGTCCATCGCCCAGGTGATCAGACCGGTCCCGGGCATGGCGTCGGTGGTCTCGGCAAAGTTGGGTTGTGGATCCAAGCCCGAGACGAATGTCTCGGAGCACAGGATGCCGGCCACGAAGCCGGTCGCGACCCTGGGCACGTCGCGGGCCCGGGCGGCACCGAGCGCAAGGCCGGCGCAGACGATGGTGGTGGTGAGGAGGACGATCTTGCGGCGGCGGGTCACGGGCTTTCTCCGGCTGGGAACGTGGCAGGAGGAAGCGGCACGCGGACGGTGGATGCTCGCCGGATTTGGAAATTGGCCTGCCTGAAACCGCAGCGCGCTCGCCGATTCCGAAATATTGCTGTGATTACAGTGATTTAAAAATCTAGACCGCGTTCACTTTCAGCCGCCGGTACTCCGTCGGCGTCACGCCGGTCACTGCCTTGAAGGCGCGGTTGAACGGCCCCAGTGACTGGAAGCCCGCGTCCATTGCGATGGTGATGACGGGGACCTCGGCCTGGGCGGGATCGGCCAGCGCGGCCTTGGCCTCCTCGATGCGGTGGTTGTTCAGGAACACATTGAAGTTGCGGTAGCCGAGCCGCTGGTTGATCAACCGGCGCAGTCGATATTCCGGGATTTTCAGCCGGCCAGCGAGCACCCCGATGGTGATGTTCTCGTGGCGATAGATCCGCTCGTCCGCCATCAGGCG
The sequence above is drawn from the Bradyrhizobium amphicarpaeae genome and encodes:
- a CDS encoding 2-hydroxychromene-2-carboxylate isomerase codes for the protein MTMKVDLFYSFRSPYSYLALPKTRELVTDYDLDVNLRPVYPLAVRVPGFFKKANPQFARYVVRDSTRVAEYQNIPFRFPRPDPIVQDMTTLEVAAEQPYIHRLTRLAAMAQLEGRSLQFTSAIAPVLWDGSVAGWNEGDHLARAAESAGFDLAAMDAAISTDPDRYEQVIAENEKDHAASGHWGVPTFVFESEPFFGQDRIDLLLWRMQGKGLAKR
- a CDS encoding DUF2867 domain-containing protein yields the protein MSTKVREVTPEVRADMLLSGAQFIDAFRVDVGASAINAREACSRMVLDGPRWIDALLRLRNILVTPFGLKTSGEGAPAPHGVIGLFPVIDETPERLVAGFDDSHLDFRIVVDVAGAAANRQVTSTTLVRTHNLLGRTYLRLIMPFHKLVVRSMMGRITEPAR
- the murA gene encoding UDP-N-acetylglucosamine 1-carboxyvinyltransferase, giving the protein MAPIQYIVEGGHRLSGSIEPSGNKNSALPIIAAALLTEHPVTLENVPRIRDTETLVELIRSVGASAEWTARNTLHIHAKSIRAADLDPELCVRIRASILLAGPLLARCGEVMLPPPGGDVIGRRRLDTHVLALEQLGAKVTATDRLEFRAARLAGADVFLDEPSVTATENALVAAVAADGVTYLRNAASEPHVQDLANFLVALGAKIEGIGTNTMIIHGPATLGGTTYRIQPDHIEVGSLIGLAAVTRSPLRITRAGVEHLRSIRMGFERLGIVCRVEGDDLIVPSNQTLKIQDDFGGHVPKLEDQPWPAFPADLMSIAIVTATQCEGVILMFEKMFESRMFFVDKLIAMGARIVLCDPHRAIIAGPSRLHGATMTSPDIRAGMAMLLAAVCAQGTSTINNADQIERGYERIEERLNALGAKIKRVPERKG
- a CDS encoding serine hydrolase domain-containing protein; protein product: MTRRRKIVLLTTTIVCAGLALGAARARDVPRVATGFVAGILCSETFVSGLDPQPNFAETTDAMPGTGLITWAMDYRVDRVRKDVTVTLFGIGRSHAVYREGLGCTLDHGAALADVAVPPADDRPPALLPEIAGPAIVSPQTEELAAALDRAFTEPAQPPHRRTRAIVVMKAGRVIAERYADGIGPETQLLGFSMTKSVISALTGVLVREGKLKLDGPAPVAAWANPDDPRHAITVDQLLRHTAGLALGSSLEASLGSAFEPVNRMKFVEADMAAYAASIPLKTAPGTAWNYHDGNTLILSRLIRVAAGGSPADALRFARRELFVPLGMRHVTLELDGSGTIEGSSEMLASARDWARFGQLYLNDGVAGGKRILPEGWVNYSATATPNAWVGIGAGFWTNQGDSFGANFRIEHGWPRDAFFAKGTIGQYTIVIPSEKLVIVRMGRSPNWPPQVDGVFDLVRDVVAATREKGKMAGAD
- a CDS encoding MATE family efflux transporter; its protein translation is MLDTSQHQSQPQAGVPQNHLAEEFVETLRLAVPMMLTQLGQIAMITTDLALIGRLGEDSVAAAALAHTVYFVSFTFGLGLMSAVSPLAAQAFGAGDVRRVRGSLRVGLWAALLISLPMMASPLYGKQILIALGQAPQMAELAQHYLNGLAWGIAPALGFIALRSMMSAVNRPQPPLWITVAAIPVNAVLVYVLIHGLFGLPEFGLFGAGLATTIVNLGTFVATMAIAAWRKPFVDYRPLAHLWRIDWALMRQLIAVGAPISFSLLLEYGLFSSAALLMGLISTTAIAAHQIALQMTAVLFMVPLGIGMAATVRVGHAYGRGDSAAVKRAGLAAVGLGVTLVTALTIGIVLGRYELGRLFFGRGEASAPTVALTATLLLVGSTFFIADGLQTIMGGALRGINDTRMTLLFAAIGYWGIAFPTGWLLAFHTGLGAVGIWVGFSVGTFVYAGLLILRFQMLTRRLAG
- a CDS encoding MmgE/PrpD family protein — encoded protein: MAHETATLAAYVFNLKYQDIPAEVLDRAKVLTLDFLGSAIRARSEAESTPSILKMLEALALDTKGYSTVFGDTNTWTPAVAALLNGALGHSLDFDDTHADSSLHPSAPVVPAAFAVGEMVGASGRDVLTAIVAGYEVCCRLGNALDPTSHYARGFHPTATAGTYGAAAAAGKLFGLSEQQIIAAFGVSGSQAAGSLQFLVNGAWNKRYQVGAAAMNGVIAATLARNDFVGSAESVEGKHGLLAGYTDDPHPDKAVAGLGNIYETMKIGVKPYPSCRYTHAAIDALIAMRREHNLTPDQVKRVEIGLHRNGITLTGDAATKRHPSSIVGGQFSMFFTGALALDQGSFGWDDYSRLGDAAIDALADKFDVVQDDRLEVGRTHPFGARVSITTEDGVHERLYADPSGEPNSFPDAQAMQQKFLTLARPVLNARAEKFADAIMTLERFDRVAQATELGR
- a CDS encoding FUSC family protein — its product is MKALATQLFDRVWSRRTQMGLAVRVTVAATAAYAVATALHLLLPLWAVLTSIIVTQMSVGRSLKASRDYMLGTIGGAIYGGAIAILIPYSGELGLLGLLVLAVAPLAFVAAIYPNLSSATVTAVIVLVLPTMHHADPMTSAIDRVSEVGVGAVTGLLVSFLVLPSRAVRQIRASAAILLELIADAFTELLAGLTRGRDNDALHWIQDGIGTAMVGLNAIGAEAERERAARLSSGPDTGPLLRTVLRLRHDVVMIGRATVVPLPIEVQTRLAAPLTEVSTVIARFLRSAAAALREGAGAPPIHPVHVALQHYAEAVAAVRQDGLIRGHAGDTAERFFALGFSLEQMHQNLCDLDRVVGEWSEAAAGKSVRVAE